In the genome of Hymenobacter cellulosivorans, one region contains:
- the metK gene encoding methionine adenosyltransferase, with protein sequence MPYLFTSESVSEGHPDKVADQISDAILDEYLRQDPAAKVACETLVTTDFALVAGEIKSTAHVDAEPIVRGVISRIGYNKPEYLFNADTCEVMNRLHEQSPDINQGVERASDEEQGAGDQGMMFGYATKETANYMPLALDLSHRLLDELAKIRKMGEQMTYLRPDAKSQVTIRYADDNTPEAIDTIVVSTQHDDFDESEENMLARIKEDIINILVPRVKAGLDAETQKLFTDQITYHINPTGKFVIGGPHGDSGLTGRKIIVDTYGGKGAHGGGAFSGKDSSKVDRSAAYATRHIAKNLVAAGVADQALVQVAYAIGVAQPVGLYVTTYGTTKVKGANGELLTDGAIAEKVNKLFDMRPYAIVQRFGLRNPIFAESAAYGHMGRPAGTKEVVMPSGETKTFETFTWEKLDYVDKIKAEFGL encoded by the coding sequence ATGCCGTATCTATTCACCTCCGAATCCGTTTCGGAAGGCCACCCCGATAAAGTAGCCGACCAAATCTCCGATGCCATCCTCGACGAGTATTTGCGGCAGGATCCCGCTGCCAAAGTAGCCTGCGAAACGCTGGTCACGACCGACTTTGCGCTGGTAGCCGGGGAAATCAAGTCGACGGCCCACGTGGATGCCGAGCCCATTGTACGGGGCGTAATCAGCCGTATCGGCTATAACAAGCCCGAATACCTGTTCAATGCCGACACCTGCGAGGTGATGAACCGCCTGCACGAGCAGTCGCCCGACATCAACCAGGGTGTGGAGCGTGCCAGCGACGAAGAGCAGGGTGCCGGCGACCAGGGCATGATGTTCGGCTACGCCACCAAGGAAACAGCCAACTACATGCCCCTGGCCCTGGACCTCTCGCACCGTCTGCTTGACGAGCTGGCCAAGATCCGCAAGATGGGTGAGCAGATGACCTACCTGCGCCCCGATGCCAAAAGCCAGGTAACCATTCGCTACGCCGACGACAACACGCCCGAGGCCATCGACACCATCGTGGTCAGCACCCAGCACGACGACTTCGACGAGTCGGAGGAAAACATGCTGGCCCGCATCAAGGAGGATATTATCAACATCCTGGTGCCCCGCGTGAAGGCTGGTCTGGACGCCGAAACCCAGAAGCTCTTCACCGACCAGATTACCTACCACATCAACCCCACCGGCAAGTTCGTCATTGGTGGCCCCCACGGCGACTCCGGCCTCACTGGCCGCAAGATCATCGTGGATACCTACGGTGGTAAAGGTGCCCACGGCGGCGGTGCTTTCTCGGGTAAAGACTCTTCGAAAGTAGACCGCTCGGCGGCGTATGCCACGCGTCACATTGCCAAAAACCTCGTAGCCGCCGGCGTTGCCGACCAGGCCTTGGTGCAGGTAGCTTACGCCATTGGTGTGGCCCAGCCCGTCGGCCTCTACGTGACGACCTACGGCACGACCAAAGTGAAGGGTGCCAACGGCGAGCTGCTGACCGACGGTGCAATTGCCGAGAAGGTCAACAAGCTCTTCGATATGCGCCCATACGCCATTGTCCAGCGCTTCGGGCTGCGCAACCCCATCTTCGCCGAGTCGGCTGCCTACGGGCACATGGGGCGCCCGGCCGGTACCAAAGAAGTGGTGATGCCCTCCGGCGAAACCAAGACATTCGAAACGTTTACCTGGGAAAAGCTCGACTACGTCGACAAGATTAAGGCCGAGTTCGGACTCTAG
- a CDS encoding family 1 glycosylhydrolase: protein MPANKFMFATGIENSYPTILLPNGQEKRVDELEKAKHYENWRRDFELVKEMGIEFLRYGPPYYKTHLGPDKYDWEFTDLTFNALRELNITPIVDLCHFGVPDWIGNFQNPDFPRLFAEYCRAFATRFPYIQFYTPINEIYIAAFFSAQMGWWNERKASDRDFVTTLKNLCKANVMGMQAILEIQPEATFIQSESSEYYHPEAPELIPKAQFMNEKRFLSLDLTYGYPVSVTMYEYLLDNGMTRDEYHWFGKSDIKARCIMGNDYYETNEHLIKLDGSIVPSGDIFGYYVVTKQYFDRYHLPVMHTETNIREPLAVNWLWRQWANAHRLKQDGVPLVGFTWYSLIDQVDWDTALREDNNRINPLGLYDMDRNIRPVGKAYKKLISQWKDVLEKESYGIHLNY, encoded by the coding sequence ATGCCCGCCAATAAATTCATGTTTGCCACTGGCATCGAGAATAGCTACCCCACCATTCTACTTCCAAATGGCCAGGAAAAGCGCGTCGACGAGCTGGAAAAGGCTAAGCACTACGAAAACTGGCGGCGCGACTTTGAGCTGGTCAAGGAAATGGGCATCGAGTTTCTGCGCTACGGGCCGCCCTACTACAAAACCCACCTCGGCCCCGATAAGTACGACTGGGAATTTACCGATTTGACTTTCAACGCCCTGCGCGAACTGAACATCACGCCCATCGTGGACCTGTGCCACTTCGGCGTGCCCGACTGGATTGGCAACTTCCAGAACCCCGATTTCCCCCGCCTCTTCGCCGAGTATTGCCGGGCCTTTGCCACGCGCTTTCCCTACATCCAGTTCTACACGCCCATCAACGAAATCTACATTGCGGCCTTTTTCTCGGCCCAGATGGGTTGGTGGAATGAGCGCAAAGCCTCCGACCGGGACTTCGTAACCACGCTCAAAAACCTGTGCAAGGCCAACGTGATGGGCATGCAGGCCATTCTGGAAATTCAGCCCGAAGCCACCTTTATTCAGAGTGAAAGCTCGGAGTACTACCACCCCGAAGCCCCCGAGCTGATTCCCAAGGCACAGTTCATGAACGAAAAGCGCTTCCTCAGCCTGGATCTGACCTACGGCTACCCCGTGTCGGTGACGATGTATGAGTACCTGCTCGACAACGGCATGACCCGCGACGAGTACCACTGGTTCGGTAAGTCCGACATCAAGGCCCGCTGCATCATGGGCAACGATTACTACGAAACCAATGAGCACCTCATCAAGCTCGACGGCAGCATCGTGCCCAGTGGGGATATTTTCGGCTATTACGTCGTCACGAAGCAGTATTTCGACCGGTACCACCTGCCCGTGATGCACACCGAAACCAACATTCGGGAGCCCTTGGCCGTGAACTGGCTGTGGCGGCAATGGGCCAATGCCCACCGCCTCAAGCAAGACGGCGTACCACTGGTCGGCTTCACCTGGTACTCCCTCATCGACCAGGTCGATTGGGATACGGCCCTGCGCGAAGACAATAACCGCATCAACCCGCTCGGGCTTTATGACATGGACCGTAACATCCGGCCTGTGGGCAAGGCCTACAAAAAGCTGATTTCCCAGTGGAAGGACGTACTGGAGAAAGAGAGCTACGGCATTCACCTCAATTATTGA
- a CDS encoding DUF2975 domain-containing protein, producing MALPYTTLPPFLRFVRVLAAAQYVLSAIALLLFVLNSIRDLRPDSQMASYTLPSLTLEVKHPRQGQVHGETLDSLKTMPGTFRLVPKSQRLALVYVERSFSKRVGLMILGLNNHSGGRGSVVLTLYSMLTGMLLYHILTDMSLASPFTEKNARRIRWLGLLMIGVDVYQYIAFRYMLSIVPHFRAPGLKGTVLEYLTLDPAEETGAWKFGLVLLVIAAVYQRGVVMAQEAELTV from the coding sequence ATGGCTCTTCCCTATACTACTCTCCCCCCCTTCCTGCGCTTCGTGCGGGTGCTGGCCGCCGCTCAGTACGTACTGTCGGCCATTGCCCTACTGCTTTTTGTGTTGAATAGTATACGCGACCTGAGACCAGACTCCCAAATGGCCTCCTACACGCTGCCCTCTTTGACGCTGGAAGTGAAGCACCCGCGGCAGGGGCAGGTCCACGGTGAGACCCTCGATTCTTTGAAGACTATGCCCGGGACGTTCCGCCTGGTGCCCAAAAGTCAAAGGCTCGCGCTGGTGTATGTTGAGCGGAGTTTTAGCAAACGGGTGGGCCTGATGATTCTGGGCCTTAACAACCATTCCGGGGGGCGTGGTTCTGTCGTCTTGACGCTTTACTCCATGCTCACGGGCATGCTGCTCTACCACATCCTAACGGACATGAGCCTGGCCTCACCTTTCACGGAGAAAAACGCCCGGCGCATCCGCTGGCTGGGCCTGCTCATGATTGGCGTCGACGTCTACCAGTACATAGCCTTCCGCTATATGCTGAGCATCGTGCCGCATTTCCGGGCGCCGGGGCTGAAGGGCACCGTGCTGGAGTACCTGACGCTGGACCCGGCCGAAGAAACCGGGGCCTGGAAATTCGGCTTAGTTTTGCTGGTCATTGCGGCCGTGTACCAGCGGGGCGTCGTCATGGCGCAGGAAGCCGAACTGACTGTATAA
- a CDS encoding helix-turn-helix domain-containing protein — MPIIVNLDVMLARRKMSLSTLAATVNITLANLSILKSGKAKAIRFSTLAAICQALDCQPADILEHRPDPADLRPSAE, encoded by the coding sequence ATGCCCATAATCGTAAACCTGGACGTGATGCTGGCCCGGCGCAAAATGTCATTGAGTACGTTGGCCGCTACCGTCAATATCACGCTGGCGAATCTGTCCATTCTGAAAAGCGGCAAAGCCAAGGCCATCCGGTTCAGCACCCTGGCCGCCATTTGCCAAGCCCTCGACTGCCAGCCCGCCGACATCCTGGAGCACCGCCCCGACCCGGCCGACTTGCGCCCGAGCGCCGAATAA
- a CDS encoding S9 family peptidase: MRSSTLLSVLAWLPATVLAQAPPATPLTSLTVEKIMRDPAQWIGSAPSNIGWSEDGKRIYFSWNPEKARRDSLYSTSASGGAIRKVSLAEQRTLPTTNGDYDQKYARKVYEKDGDIFLLDLKSGKARRVTRTTERESDAGFALQGKLISYTRGGNLFTWDPATGETVQRTDFRRGSRPAGGQPTDKAEKFLRAQQLALFDIIKQRDQDQKARQRLQKATARLNPKAIWLGQQTVQSLQLSPDGRFVTYRLVQEPAAEKVAVVPNFVTASGFTEDIPTRTKVGAPQATAELGIYDIGRDTTFVLGYKELKGLDEQPAYRKEYALPAKAPAADADKAGAPKKDKPGTELRRVEPYGPFWSENGQHAFLVIRSSDNKDRWIVGLDPATQKISLLDRQRDEAWINGPGIGYGPGNVGWMPDNKRVWFQSEETGYSHLYTVDVTNGQKKALTSGNFEVQKAQLSRDKKLWYLTANKTHPGEQHFYRMPADGGPMTQITSMPGASEVTLSPDEKTLAVRYSYTNKPWELYVMDNKPGAKARQVTNSLTEEFKSYPWRDPEVITIKARDGADVYARLYRPAKAEAQGPAVIFVHGAGYLQNAHKWWSQYSREYMFHNLLVDKGYTVLDIDYRGSAGYGRNVRTGIYRYMGDKDLTDQVDGAKLLAEKYGVSPQRIGIYGGSYGGFITLMAMFTQPDVFKAGAALRSVTDWAHYNHGYTDNILNSPYNDSIAYARSSPIYYADGLKGALLMCHGMVDTNVHFQDIVRLSQRLIELHKENWELAVYPVEDHGFVEPASWTDEYKRILKLFEANLRPGATSSGSSGN, translated from the coding sequence ATGCGTTCCTCTACTCTGTTGTCCGTGCTGGCGTGGTTGCCGGCCACCGTGCTGGCCCAAGCGCCGCCCGCCACCCCGCTGACCTCCCTGACCGTTGAAAAAATCATGCGTGACCCGGCCCAGTGGATCGGCAGCGCACCCTCCAACATCGGCTGGAGCGAGGATGGCAAGCGTATCTACTTCAGCTGGAACCCCGAAAAAGCCCGGCGCGACTCGCTGTACTCCACTTCGGCCAGCGGCGGGGCCATCCGCAAAGTCAGCCTGGCCGAGCAACGTACTTTGCCGACCACCAACGGCGACTACGACCAGAAGTACGCCCGCAAAGTGTACGAGAAGGACGGCGACATTTTCCTGCTGGACCTCAAGTCCGGCAAGGCCCGCCGCGTCACCCGCACGACGGAGCGCGAATCCGACGCGGGCTTTGCCTTGCAGGGCAAGCTGATTAGCTACACCCGCGGCGGCAACCTCTTTACCTGGGACCCGGCCACGGGCGAAACCGTGCAGCGCACCGACTTCCGCCGCGGCAGCCGCCCCGCTGGCGGCCAGCCCACCGACAAGGCCGAGAAGTTTCTGCGGGCCCAGCAGCTGGCTCTGTTCGACATCATCAAGCAGCGCGACCAGGACCAGAAAGCCCGGCAGCGCCTGCAAAAGGCCACGGCCCGCCTCAACCCCAAGGCCATCTGGCTGGGGCAGCAAACCGTGCAAAGCCTGCAGCTCTCGCCCGACGGCCGCTTCGTAACCTACCGCCTGGTCCAGGAGCCGGCCGCCGAGAAAGTAGCCGTAGTGCCGAACTTCGTCACGGCCTCGGGCTTCACCGAGGACATCCCGACCCGTACCAAGGTGGGTGCGCCCCAGGCCACGGCCGAGCTGGGTATCTACGACATCGGGCGTGACACCACGTTTGTCCTCGGCTACAAAGAGCTCAAGGGCCTCGATGAACAGCCCGCCTACCGCAAGGAATACGCCCTGCCCGCCAAAGCTCCCGCCGCCGACGCCGACAAGGCCGGTGCGCCCAAAAAGGACAAGCCTGGCACCGAGCTGCGCCGGGTAGAGCCCTACGGCCCATTTTGGTCGGAAAACGGGCAGCATGCCTTCCTGGTCATCCGCTCCAGCGACAACAAGGACCGTTGGATTGTCGGCCTAGACCCGGCTACCCAGAAAATCAGCCTACTCGACCGGCAGCGCGACGAAGCCTGGATCAACGGCCCCGGCATCGGCTACGGCCCCGGCAACGTGGGCTGGATGCCCGACAATAAGCGCGTCTGGTTTCAGAGCGAAGAAACCGGTTATTCCCACCTCTATACCGTGGACGTGACCAACGGCCAGAAGAAAGCCCTGACCAGTGGCAACTTCGAGGTACAGAAAGCCCAGCTCAGCCGCGACAAAAAGCTCTGGTACCTGACGGCCAACAAAACCCACCCCGGCGAGCAGCACTTCTACCGCATGCCCGCCGACGGTGGCCCCATGACCCAGATTACCTCGATGCCGGGGGCCAGCGAAGTAACCCTGTCGCCGGATGAGAAAACCCTGGCCGTGCGCTACAGCTACACCAACAAGCCCTGGGAGCTGTACGTCATGGACAACAAGCCCGGCGCTAAGGCCCGGCAAGTCACCAATTCCCTGACCGAGGAGTTCAAGAGCTACCCCTGGCGCGACCCGGAAGTCATTACCATCAAAGCCCGTGACGGGGCCGACGTATACGCCCGCCTCTACCGGCCCGCCAAGGCCGAAGCCCAGGGCCCGGCCGTCATCTTTGTGCACGGCGCCGGCTACTTGCAGAACGCCCACAAGTGGTGGAGTCAGTACTCGCGCGAGTACATGTTCCACAACCTGCTGGTAGACAAAGGCTATACGGTACTCGACATTGACTACCGCGGCTCGGCCGGCTACGGCCGCAACGTGCGTACGGGCATCTACCGCTACATGGGCGACAAAGACCTCACCGACCAGGTGGACGGGGCCAAGCTCTTGGCCGAGAAGTATGGCGTGAGTCCCCAGCGTATTGGCATCTACGGCGGCTCCTACGGCGGCTTTATCACGCTGATGGCCATGTTTACCCAGCCCGACGTGTTCAAGGCCGGCGCTGCCCTGCGCTCCGTAACCGACTGGGCCCACTACAACCACGGCTACACCGACAACATCCTCAACTCGCCCTACAACGACAGTATTGCCTACGCCCGCTCGTCGCCCATCTACTACGCCGATGGCCTGAAAGGGGCCCTGCTCATGTGCCACGGCATGGTCGATACCAATGTGCACTTCCAGGACATCGTGCGCCTGAGTCAGCGCCTGATTGAGCTGCACAAGGAAAACTGGGAGCTGGCCGTCTACCCCGTCGAAGACCATGGCTTCGTGGAGCCTGCCTCCTGGACCGACGAGTACAAGCGTATCCTGAAGCTGTTTGAAGCCAACCTGCGGCCCGGCGCTACCAGCTCCGGCAGTAGCGGCAACTAA
- a CDS encoding HD domain-containing protein yields MIPTTLEARWGQLATRLGLPEALRDATYRQLATAYEASGRHYHSLTHIRKLLETAEQHKALLHDPEVVQLAIWFHDVVYSPMRDDNEARSAVLAQEFLAKTTLPIERRQRVSFLIERTKDHTQPQPAADTDLHLFLDADLQILGAAEADYWQYARQVRQEYRLVPDILYRRGRKQVLEKLLGAPVLFQTPLFRDKLDAAARRNLQAELRQWEKGGL; encoded by the coding sequence ATGATACCCACTACTCTCGAAGCCCGCTGGGGCCAGCTGGCCACCCGGCTGGGCTTGCCCGAAGCCTTACGTGACGCCACCTACCGCCAGCTCGCCACGGCCTACGAAGCCTCCGGCCGGCACTACCATTCCCTGACCCACATCCGTAAGCTGCTCGAAACCGCCGAGCAGCACAAAGCCCTGCTCCACGACCCGGAAGTGGTGCAGCTCGCCATCTGGTTTCACGATGTGGTGTATAGCCCCATGCGCGACGACAACGAGGCCCGCAGCGCGGTCCTGGCTCAGGAGTTTCTGGCCAAAACGACGCTGCCCATCGAGCGGCGGCAGCGGGTGAGCTTCCTGATTGAGCGCACCAAGGACCACACCCAGCCCCAGCCCGCCGCCGACACCGACCTACACCTCTTCCTCGACGCCGACCTGCAGATCCTGGGGGCCGCTGAGGCCGACTACTGGCAGTACGCCCGCCAGGTGCGGCAGGAGTACCGCCTCGTGCCCGACATTCTTTACCGTCGGGGCCGCAAGCAGGTGCTGGAAAAGCTGCTCGGGGCTCCTGTTCTGTTCCAAACCCCGCTGTTCCGGGACAAGCTCGATGCCGCCGCCCGCCGCAATCTGCAGGCCGAGCTGCGGCAGTGGGAGAAGGGCGGGCTGTAA
- a CDS encoding GNAT family N-acetyltransferase: MPFVEHTHPHQFRISTDPAQLDVAAIHHYLAHDSYWAQNIPRATVERAIAHSLNFGLYAPDGRLAGFARVVTDYATFAWLCDVFVLPEFRGQGLSKWLMSCVWAHPELQGLRRKMLATLDAHGLYTQFGFEPLPTPERFLEIRLPNPYGAPTAN; the protein is encoded by the coding sequence ATGCCTTTCGTCGAACACACCCACCCGCACCAGTTCCGCATCAGCACCGACCCTGCCCAACTCGACGTGGCCGCTATTCACCACTACCTGGCCCACGACTCTTACTGGGCCCAGAATATTCCGCGGGCTACGGTAGAGCGGGCCATTGCCCACTCCCTGAATTTTGGCCTCTACGCCCCCGACGGCCGCCTGGCCGGCTTTGCCCGCGTCGTCACCGATTACGCCACCTTTGCCTGGCTCTGCGACGTATTCGTGCTGCCCGAGTTTCGGGGGCAAGGCTTGTCGAAGTGGCTCATGAGCTGCGTCTGGGCCCACCCCGAGCTGCAGGGCCTGCGCCGCAAGATGCTGGCTACCCTCGATGCCCACGGGCTGTACACCCAGTTCGGCTTCGAGCCTCTGCCCACGCCCGAGCGGTTTCTGGAAATCCGGCTGCCTAACCCCTACGGCGCCCCCACGGCCAACTAG
- a CDS encoding PQQ-dependent sugar dehydrogenase: protein MKRFVYCIATAALLLGSAAARAQTTTFTVGGTTVSVSPLASNLSVPWELVWGPDNFIWMTERNGRISRVNPDTGEVLPLLTVPDVAQTGESGLLGLALHPDFAASPYLYIVYNYREGNDLKEKLVRYTYAASTRTLSSPLVLLGNITANTTHSGSRLLILPDRTLLMTTGDAQLRPEAQNSSSLNGKILRLNLDGTVPSNNPTPGSLVYSLGHRNPQGLTRASNGKIYSSEHGETTDDEINLIEAGRNYGWPSVEGLCNLPAEQTFCAANNVRQPLRTWTPTIATAGLIHYDHPAIPEWRNSLLMVALKATRLVQMPLTSATDDIGTENTYLTTFGRLRAICVSPQGKIYVGTSNRDGRNSNPPATDDRILVLENRAYLPASTASASKAAKLSVWPNPAQGTVTLRLPSAPAAPVQATILDALGRVARTTYFASGQADLQLTLAGLTPGIYAIRALSGTSFYTQQLVVR, encoded by the coding sequence ATGAAACGTTTTGTCTACTGTATTGCTACTGCCGCGCTGTTACTAGGTTCTGCCGCCGCGCGGGCCCAAACGACCACCTTTACCGTGGGCGGCACCACCGTTTCCGTTTCGCCCCTGGCTTCTAACCTGAGCGTACCATGGGAATTGGTGTGGGGTCCCGACAACTTTATCTGGATGACGGAGCGCAACGGGCGCATCAGCCGGGTAAACCCTGATACGGGGGAGGTACTGCCCCTGCTCACCGTGCCCGACGTGGCCCAAACCGGGGAAAGCGGGCTGCTGGGCCTGGCCCTCCACCCCGATTTTGCTGCCTCACCCTACCTCTACATCGTCTACAACTACCGAGAGGGCAACGACCTGAAGGAAAAACTGGTGCGCTACACCTACGCTGCCAGCACCCGCACCCTAAGCAGCCCATTGGTGCTGCTGGGCAACATTACGGCCAACACCACCCACAGTGGCTCCCGCCTGCTAATCCTGCCCGACCGGACCCTGCTGATGACGACCGGCGACGCCCAGCTGCGGCCCGAAGCGCAGAACAGCAGCTCGCTGAACGGCAAGATCCTGCGGCTGAACCTGGACGGGACGGTACCGAGCAACAACCCCACGCCCGGCAGCCTGGTGTATTCGCTGGGCCACCGCAACCCCCAGGGCCTGACCCGGGCTTCCAATGGCAAAATCTACAGCTCAGAGCACGGGGAGACTACCGACGACGAAATCAACCTGATTGAGGCGGGCCGCAATTACGGCTGGCCCAGCGTGGAAGGCCTGTGCAATCTGCCGGCCGAACAAACATTTTGCGCGGCCAACAACGTACGCCAGCCCCTGCGTACCTGGACGCCGACCATTGCCACCGCCGGCCTGATTCACTACGACCATCCGGCTATTCCGGAGTGGCGCAACAGTCTGCTGATGGTGGCCTTGAAGGCCACCCGGCTGGTACAGATGCCCCTGACCTCGGCCACTGATGATATCGGCACCGAGAATACCTACCTGACCACGTTTGGGCGCCTGCGGGCCATCTGCGTGTCGCCGCAGGGCAAAATCTACGTCGGTACCAGCAACCGTGACGGACGCAATAGCAATCCGCCCGCCACCGACGACCGAATTTTGGTGCTCGAAAACCGCGCTTACCTGCCAGCTTCCACCGCCTCCGCCTCGAAAGCCGCCAAGCTGAGTGTGTGGCCCAATCCCGCCCAGGGTACCGTGACGTTGCGGCTGCCCTCGGCACCGGCGGCACCCGTGCAAGCCACCATTCTCGACGCGCTGGGCCGCGTGGCCCGCACCACGTATTTTGCCTCCGGTCAGGCTGATTTGCAGCTTACCCTTGCCGGCCTGACCCCGGGCATTTACGCCATACGCGCCCTGAGCGGCACTTCCTTTTACACCCAGCAACTGGTAGTCCGGTAA